The genome window TGTTGTTGGAGCTAACCAAGAAAGGATAACTCTTATGAAAAGTACCACCTGAAGAACGTATACAGCCATATCAACTATTCTAAATAACATATGTCCCATTTTTTCTCCTTTTTAGTTTTCTTCTAAGAAATAATGTTTTGTTATATTTATATATTCTATTCCAGACCAAATAGTTAAAACAACAGGTATCATCATTAAATATGAATTTATATTCATAATTGTTGGATATTCTTTTCCAAATAATATAAGTATCATAATAACAATCATTTGAGAAGTTGTTTTGTATTTACCTAGTTTATTGGCTGCTATAACTTCTCCTTTTGCTGCTACAACTATTCTAATTCCACTTATCAAAAATTCTCTAAATATAACAACTATTGACATCCAAGACGGAATATATCTTAAATAAACCATAACAACTAGTGCTGATATAACCAAAACTTTATCAGCCAACGGATCCATTACCTTTCCAAAATCAGTTATAAGATTATGTTTCCTTGCAAGATATCCATCAAAGAAATCTGTGATTGATGCCACGGCAAATAAAGCTAAAGCTATTATTCTATAAGGCCAACCTCCATCTACTGAATTTTCTAAGAAATAAATAAATGGCACTGCCAGTACTAATCTTGTTATTGTTAACTTATTAGGTAAATTCATTTTCGTCCCCCTGTTATTCCTCTTCTATTATAGGTCCAATAAAATCATATTGGAAGTTTTGTTCTAGTTTTACTTTCACGATATCCCCAACATTTGCAGTT of Fusobacterium perfoetens contains these proteins:
- the pgsA gene encoding CDP-diacylglycerol--glycerol-3-phosphate 3-phosphatidyltransferase, whose amino-acid sequence is MNLPNKLTITRLVLAVPFIYFLENSVDGGWPYRIIALALFAVASITDFFDGYLARKHNLITDFGKVMDPLADKVLVISALVVMVYLRYIPSWMSIVVIFREFLISGIRIVVAAKGEVIAANKLGKYKTTSQMIVIMILILFGKEYPTIMNINSYLMMIPVVLTIWSGIEYINITKHYFLEEN